From Zhongshania aliphaticivorans, one genomic window encodes:
- a CDS encoding FecCD family ABC transporter permease: MAAVKTSRGAVPHFILPLSVLALLTLATLALAITTGSVSISNTELWQVLSGGGEPLHRTLVFELRLPRALSAFGAGGLLAVAGALMQVLLRNPLADPYILGLSGGAAVGALTSMLLGLSAAAVSGSAFIGAMVSAVTVFGLAHGTGSWTPTRLLLTGVVIASGWGAAITFMLAVSPSDQLPGMLYWLMGDLAYARSPWPALIVLGLISIIMLPLGRSLNVLARGQMQAAALGVSVRALEWTIYIAASLLTAFAVVTAGSIGFVGLIVPHMLRLVLGNDQRLILPAAALAGGALLTLADTLARTLIAPEQLPAGVITALIGVPTFLYLLHRSR; encoded by the coding sequence GTGGCCGCCGTTAAAACCAGCCGCGGGGCAGTGCCACATTTCATTCTGCCGCTGAGCGTTTTGGCCCTACTTACGCTTGCTACCCTCGCGCTTGCAATTACCACCGGCAGCGTCAGTATTTCCAATACCGAATTGTGGCAGGTACTCAGTGGCGGCGGCGAACCGTTGCACCGCACCTTGGTATTTGAACTGCGACTGCCCCGCGCCCTATCCGCATTTGGCGCAGGCGGCTTACTTGCCGTGGCCGGTGCTCTGATGCAAGTGCTGCTGCGCAATCCCCTGGCCGACCCCTATATTTTAGGCCTGTCTGGCGGCGCGGCGGTTGGCGCCCTGACTTCTATGCTGCTTGGTCTGAGCGCCGCTGCCGTTTCTGGCTCGGCGTTTATCGGCGCCATGGTATCGGCGGTCACCGTGTTTGGTTTAGCCCACGGCACAGGCAGCTGGACACCAACTCGACTGCTATTAACCGGTGTGGTTATCGCCTCCGGCTGGGGCGCCGCCATCACCTTTATGCTCGCCGTCAGCCCCAGCGACCAATTGCCGGGGATGTTGTATTGGCTAATGGGCGACCTCGCCTACGCCCGCTCACCGTGGCCAGCGCTAATCGTACTCGGCTTGATTTCTATTATTATGTTGCCGCTGGGGCGTAGCTTAAATGTATTGGCTCGCGGCCAAATGCAGGCAGCGGCACTAGGGGTTTCGGTACGGGCACTGGAGTGGACGATTTATATTGCCGCCAGCCTACTCACCGCCTTTGCCGTGGTCACTGCTGGCAGCATCGGCTTTGTCGGTTTAATAGTGCCCCATATGCTGCGCTTGGTATTGGGCAACGATCAGCGCCTGATCTTGCCCGCCGCCGCCTTAGCGGGCGGCGCGCTGCTGACCTTGGCCGACACCTTGGCGCGCACCTTGATCGCACCCGAGCAATTACCGGCGGGGGTGATTACCGCACTGATCGGCGTGCCCACATTCTTATACTTGCTGCACCGGAGCCGCTGA
- a CDS encoding ABC transporter ATP-binding protein, translating to MLAAKNLIIDIPERSSGTPLSFEIKPGETWGVLGPNGAGKTTLLHTLAGLRKPRSGSVELAGKNIQQLRRKQVAQQLAVVFQNNGEGFPATVLETAMIGRHPFISPWDIESAEDLAIARGALQKLELAELEHRLISTLSGGERQRLAIATALSQTPKLWLADEPSNHLDLKHQVQIMELLAEQATANCGIVLCLHDLNLAAQWCDKILLLYPNGDACWGDADTMLATPALEKLYNQPLRSIVSDGQRYFIPLSSRNSGL from the coding sequence ATGCTTGCGGCCAAAAATCTCATCATCGACATTCCCGAGCGCAGCAGTGGCACGCCACTGTCCTTCGAAATTAAGCCCGGTGAAACCTGGGGCGTACTCGGCCCCAATGGCGCAGGCAAAACCACCTTGCTCCACACCCTAGCGGGACTGCGCAAGCCCCGCAGCGGATCGGTGGAATTAGCGGGCAAAAATATTCAGCAACTGCGCCGCAAGCAGGTCGCCCAGCAATTGGCAGTGGTTTTCCAAAACAATGGCGAGGGCTTTCCCGCCACGGTATTAGAAACCGCCATGATTGGCCGCCACCCCTTTATTTCACCCTGGGATATTGAGAGCGCTGAAGACTTGGCCATCGCCCGCGGCGCCCTGCAAAAATTAGAACTGGCCGAATTAGAGCACCGCCTGATTAGCACTTTATCTGGCGGCGAGCGCCAGCGTTTGGCTATTGCCACTGCGCTAAGTCAAACCCCTAAACTGTGGCTGGCCGACGAGCCCAGCAACCATTTAGACTTAAAACACCAAGTACAAATTATGGAGTTATTAGCCGAGCAGGCGACGGCTAACTGCGGCATTGTGCTGTGCCTGCACGATTTAAATTTAGCGGCCCAGTGGTGCGATAAAATTTTACTACTCTACCCCAATGGCGATGCCTGCTGGGGCGATGCCGACACTATGCTCGCCACCCCCGCCTTAGAGAAACTTTATAATCAGCCCCTGCGCAGCATTGTTAGCGACGGCCAGCGCTACTTCATTCCCCTGAGCAGCAGGAACTCAGGTTTATGA
- the cobU gene encoding bifunctional adenosylcobinamide kinase/adenosylcobinamide-phosphate guanylyltransferase, whose amino-acid sequence MLELYLGGARSGKSRLAEQRVCGSTLQRVYVATATAGDSEMAMRIEHHQEQRKADDWRTVEAPEELSAAIRQHASPQTAILVDCLTLWLSNWLAKEDDDSWQQVKGQFLHTLQTAPGHIVLVSNEVGQGIVPLGSLTRRFVDESGRLHQDIAALADRVVFVTAGLEQVLKN is encoded by the coding sequence ATGCTGGAATTGTATTTGGGCGGTGCCCGCTCTGGTAAAAGCCGTTTGGCCGAGCAACGCGTGTGCGGATCTACGTTGCAGCGGGTTTATGTGGCCACCGCGACCGCTGGCGATTCAGAAATGGCGATGAGAATTGAACACCATCAAGAGCAGCGTAAAGCTGATGATTGGCGTACTGTAGAGGCCCCGGAGGAGTTGTCTGCGGCAATACGGCAACACGCATCACCGCAAACGGCTATTTTGGTAGATTGCCTTACTCTGTGGCTGAGTAATTGGTTGGCCAAAGAAGATGACGACAGCTGGCAGCAGGTGAAGGGGCAATTCTTGCATACCTTGCAAACCGCGCCGGGGCATATTGTGTTGGTTAGCAATGAAGTGGGGCAGGGCATAGTGCCGCTGGGTTCGCTCACCCGTCGCTTTGTGGATGAGTCTGGCCGTTTGCACCAAGACATTGCCGCGCTAGCAGATAGAGTGGTGTTTGTTACCGCGGGTTTAGAGCAAGTTTTAAAAAATTAA
- a CDS encoding cobyric acid synthase: MTLTLMIQGTTSDAGKSVTVAGLCRVFKRRGLSVAPFKPQNMALNSAVTPEGGEIGRAQAVQAQACGLPPHTDMNPVLLKPNNDTGAQVIIHGKALSNMEAQDYHAYKKRAMAAVLESHQRLCQQYDVIVVEGAGSPAEINLRANDIANMGFAEAVDCPVVIVADIDRGGVFAHLVGTLDLLSETEQARVTGFIINRFRGDIALLQSGLYWLEERTGKPVIGVVPYIHDLHLEAEDAIDSRQTLSENAIKVVVPVFTRISNHTDFDVLRLHPQVDLKFVGKGEVIPPCDLIILPGSKSTRRDLDYLRSNNWHKDIEKHLRYGGKVFGICGGFQMLGRAVHDPDAIEGDAGSTTGLGLLDMETTLGSSKTLRQVSGHLWEEQAKIRGYEIHAGISTGPALDTPFADLGRHHDGARSADGQIIGSYLHGLFDESDTRDSLLKWAGLKDVAALDYAGVIESNIDRLADCLEAHLNIEALLTPLAGR; the protein is encoded by the coding sequence ATGACCCTAACATTAATGATTCAAGGCACTACCTCGGACGCCGGTAAAAGCGTAACGGTCGCCGGCCTATGCCGTGTTTTTAAGCGACGTGGCCTGAGTGTTGCCCCGTTTAAACCGCAGAATATGGCTTTGAACAGCGCGGTGACCCCAGAGGGCGGCGAGATTGGCCGCGCCCAAGCAGTACAGGCCCAAGCCTGCGGTCTGCCGCCACACACCGATATGAATCCGGTGCTGCTCAAACCCAATAACGACACCGGCGCCCAAGTGATTATTCACGGCAAGGCGCTGAGCAATATGGAGGCGCAGGATTACCACGCTTATAAAAAACGCGCCATGGCGGCGGTATTAGAATCCCATCAGCGCCTTTGTCAGCAATACGACGTCATTGTTGTGGAAGGTGCGGGCAGCCCCGCCGAAATTAATTTACGCGCCAATGATATTGCCAATATGGGCTTTGCTGAGGCGGTGGATTGCCCGGTGGTGATTGTGGCCGATATTGATCGCGGCGGTGTGTTTGCCCATTTGGTCGGCACTTTAGATTTATTGTCGGAAACCGAGCAGGCGCGAGTAACAGGCTTTATCATCAATCGCTTTCGCGGCGATATCGCCCTGCTTCAGTCGGGCCTCTACTGGCTAGAAGAGCGCACCGGCAAGCCGGTCATCGGTGTGGTGCCCTATATTCACGACCTGCATTTAGAAGCCGAAGACGCCATCGACAGCCGCCAAACCCTAAGCGAAAACGCGATTAAAGTGGTGGTACCGGTGTTCACTCGTATTAGTAATCACACCGATTTCGACGTATTGCGTCTGCACCCGCAGGTCGATCTAAAGTTCGTGGGCAAGGGCGAAGTGATACCGCCCTGCGATTTAATTATTCTGCCCGGCAGCAAAAGCACCCGCCGCGACTTGGATTATTTGCGCAGCAACAACTGGCACAAGGACATAGAAAAGCACCTGCGTTATGGCGGCAAGGTCTTTGGGATTTGCGGCGGTTTTCAAATGTTAGGCCGTGCAGTACATGACCCCGACGCCATCGAGGGCGACGCCGGATCAACTACCGGCCTTGGCCTGCTCGACATGGAAACCACCCTCGGCAGCAGCAAAACCCTGCGCCAGGTCAGCGGCCATTTATGGGAAGAACAAGCCAAAATACGCGGCTATGAAATTCACGCGGGCATTAGCACTGGTCCGGCACTGGATACGCCCTTTGCCGATTTAGGCCGCCACCATGACGGCGCCCGCAGCGCCGACGGTCAGATTATTGGCAGCTATTTGCACGGCCTCTTTGACGAAAGCGACACCCGCGACAGCCTGCTTAAATGGGCAGGCCTCAAAGACGTTGCGGCACTGGATTACGCGGGGGTGATTGAAAGCAATATTGATAGACTCGCAGATTGCTTAGAGGCGCATTTGAATATTGAGGCTCTGCTAACACCACTCGCTGGCCGTTAA
- a CDS encoding metallophosphoesterase, which yields MKALPCFAKASLIALLLNLAGCGGGSSAKPTAAVDDPLQEAPVDSTPDTSPDKDDAVVRMILLGDSGSGSEGAYAVGKAVAKVCAVRGCDLVLGLGDNIYESGVSSALDPQFEEKFELPFAPIDLPFYFVLGNHDNSGFFGGDGANNAKGDFEVDYHYRDSQHPDSPRQTSRWKMPSRYYRFTQGGEASAPLVEFFGIDSNQIAGGFPDSDENYSYNNYGLVQAQWLNAAMADSRAKWKIVFAHHPYISNGSHGNAGNYDGAPVFIAPVLAGERYKAFVEETLCDKADFFFAGHDHDLQWLMPVASCGKTGFILSGAASKTRSLEHRDDNPVFYEKGDSYGFVWVEIKGDKMVGEIYQVDPADPALGLGSLNQPEPAFRREQIQQEAIGLPESEGFTSPLQANDSFDVNGETGNLDPVQTQFSSGFNSLAAAIPEENISRLVTGVGESGTALLEVADSLITGLQGAATEQNPDLALAGAARASQALQYALQSLQDSLVPAEGQGLPAPLDQLSAALEQFSAESPSDDDTADGNASADLRGITDPLRNLASNIQNIVDGIAEEGGSAPVAGASLDLLSELLIDVTRLIDAAGNVDSGEMAQVLASTTDDLLANILLNVVPIEEYAPSEVSDAIGLGPKFLGTALLLVSQEVAYHLDTQVLPPILQGLAMLPLSALDELFAAFTL from the coding sequence ATGAAGGCATTACCTTGTTTCGCTAAGGCGAGTTTAATTGCATTACTACTTAATCTAGCCGGGTGTGGTGGGGGCTCTTCGGCAAAGCCGACGGCAGCGGTCGATGACCCGCTCCAAGAAGCACCTGTAGACAGCACGCCAGATACGTCTCCCGATAAAGACGACGCTGTTGTTAGAATGATACTGCTCGGCGACAGCGGCAGTGGCAGCGAGGGCGCCTATGCGGTTGGTAAGGCGGTGGCGAAAGTGTGCGCGGTCAGAGGCTGCGATTTGGTGCTGGGGCTCGGCGATAATATTTACGAATCTGGGGTGAGTTCGGCGCTAGACCCTCAGTTTGAAGAAAAGTTTGAGCTGCCTTTCGCACCTATTGATTTGCCCTTTTACTTTGTACTTGGTAATCACGATAACAGTGGTTTTTTTGGCGGCGATGGCGCCAATAATGCCAAGGGTGATTTTGAGGTTGACTACCACTACCGCGATAGCCAGCACCCTGATTCGCCGCGGCAAACGTCGCGCTGGAAAATGCCGTCGCGCTACTACCGCTTCACCCAAGGTGGTGAGGCCAGCGCGCCACTGGTGGAATTCTTTGGTATCGACTCCAATCAAATCGCGGGCGGATTCCCCGACAGTGACGAAAACTATTCTTACAATAACTACGGCTTGGTTCAGGCCCAGTGGTTAAATGCGGCGATGGCCGACAGTAGAGCCAAATGGAAAATTGTCTTTGCTCACCATCCTTATATCTCCAACGGTTCCCATGGCAATGCCGGTAATTACGACGGTGCCCCTGTGTTTATTGCGCCGGTATTAGCCGGTGAACGCTATAAAGCATTTGTTGAAGAAACCCTATGCGATAAAGCCGATTTCTTTTTTGCCGGTCACGATCACGATTTGCAGTGGCTGATGCCAGTGGCTTCCTGTGGTAAAACTGGTTTTATTCTCTCGGGTGCGGCCAGTAAAACCCGCAGTCTTGAACACCGCGACGATAATCCCGTGTTTTATGAAAAGGGCGATAGTTACGGCTTTGTCTGGGTCGAGATTAAGGGCGATAAAATGGTGGGCGAAATCTACCAAGTCGATCCGGCCGACCCAGCCTTGGGCTTAGGTTCACTCAATCAGCCTGAGCCAGCATTTCGGCGTGAGCAAATTCAGCAAGAAGCAATTGGCTTGCCTGAATCAGAAGGTTTTACTAGCCCACTGCAAGCTAACGACAGCTTTGACGTTAACGGTGAGACCGGTAATCTTGACCCGGTACAGACGCAATTTAGCAGCGGCTTTAACAGTCTTGCTGCGGCCATTCCCGAAGAAAATATTAGTCGCCTTGTGACGGGGGTGGGTGAATCCGGTACTGCACTATTGGAAGTTGCCGATTCGCTGATCACGGGTTTGCAGGGCGCTGCCACTGAGCAGAATCCAGACTTGGCCTTGGCCGGAGCCGCGCGGGCAAGTCAGGCCCTGCAGTACGCATTGCAAAGCTTACAAGACAGTCTGGTTCCGGCCGAGGGTCAAGGCTTGCCTGCGCCCCTCGACCAGCTCAGCGCTGCGCTGGAGCAGTTCAGTGCGGAGTCGCCTTCTGATGATGATACTGCAGATGGAAACGCCAGCGCCGATCTGCGTGGCATCACTGATCCCCTGCGTAATTTAGCTAGCAATATTCAAAACATTGTCGACGGCATTGCTGAAGAGGGCGGTAGTGCGCCGGTAGCTGGAGCCTCACTGGACTTATTGTCCGAATTATTAATCGATGTAACTCGCTTGATTGATGCGGCGGGCAATGTTGATAGCGGCGAAATGGCCCAAGTATTGGCGTCGACCACCGACGACCTGCTCGCCAATATTTTGCTCAATGTTGTGCCTATTGAAGAATATGCGCCAAGTGAGGTGAGCGATGCTATAGGGCTTGGTCCCAAATTTTTGGGCACTGCATTACTTTTAGTTAGCCAAGAAGTCGCCTACCATTTAGACACGCAGGTTTTGCCGCCGATTTTACAAGGCTTGGCTATGCTGCCGCTGTCGGCGCTGGATGAATTGTTTGCGGCCTTTACGCTTTAA
- a CDS encoding alkaline phosphatase D family protein, whose amino-acid sequence MPLLLNDSTSELYVNRRHFLRAMSTVSIAVPILTACGSNSNSNRAPTASKPPAGSPVTAPPVSFIHGVASGDPLDDRVILWTRVTPDQADGGGITVLCEVAEDPEFENVVLAENLVTGPERDYTVKFDAAGLLSEQHYWYRFSVGEQLSPVGRALTLPMPGQYAEHLRFAVCSCSSYPHGYFSVYRMIANRSDLNFVLHLGDYIYEYGDGEYGDNAGRLLDPNHEILVLDDYRRRYAHYRRDVDLQAVHQTHPFITVWDDHETADNSYKDGANNHNDGEGEWDARKTQAIQAYFEWMPIRPPTASEDSIYRSFRYGDLADFVMLDTRIEGRIKQLDNPADPARTDARDLLGQTQKEWFKNKLATAQNTWKIVGQQVMFAQLQLLEIQRLLPGVPTNEFSPLVAINMDQWDGYPSEREEILDFVEENAIKNMVVLTGDIHSSWANELYKSSAILTSGVFEEPLGVEFVTPSVTSPGFPDGAAELVSAVLPVVNPHMKYTDLKNHGFILMDVTHQRAQAEFYYAANIDAADQSGVESSKVKSMAVERGSSRLKEDTPLSRPKF is encoded by the coding sequence ATGCCGTTACTTTTAAATGACAGTACGAGTGAGTTATACGTGAACCGACGCCATTTTCTACGCGCCATGAGTACTGTGTCTATCGCGGTGCCTATATTGACAGCCTGCGGTAGCAACAGCAATTCCAATCGCGCGCCAACGGCCAGCAAACCGCCGGCAGGCAGTCCTGTCACTGCACCGCCGGTATCATTTATTCATGGCGTCGCGAGTGGCGACCCGCTAGATGATCGCGTTATTCTGTGGACGAGAGTCACGCCAGACCAAGCCGACGGCGGTGGTATTACCGTTTTATGTGAGGTTGCTGAAGACCCCGAGTTTGAGAATGTCGTACTGGCAGAAAATTTGGTGACTGGCCCCGAACGCGATTATACGGTGAAGTTCGACGCCGCTGGTTTATTGTCTGAACAACATTACTGGTACCGCTTTTCAGTTGGTGAGCAGCTATCGCCAGTTGGTCGCGCACTGACGCTGCCTATGCCAGGTCAATACGCGGAGCATTTACGTTTTGCGGTGTGTTCCTGCAGCAGCTACCCCCACGGTTATTTCTCGGTGTACCGGATGATCGCCAATCGCAGCGATCTCAATTTTGTTCTGCACTTGGGCGATTACATCTACGAATATGGTGATGGCGAGTACGGTGACAACGCGGGTCGCCTGCTCGATCCAAATCACGAAATTTTGGTGTTAGACGATTACCGTCGTCGCTATGCCCATTATCGCCGTGATGTTGACTTACAAGCAGTGCATCAGACACACCCTTTTATTACCGTGTGGGATGATCACGAGACCGCCGATAACTCCTACAAAGATGGTGCTAATAATCACAACGACGGTGAGGGCGAGTGGGATGCGCGCAAGACTCAAGCGATTCAAGCCTATTTTGAATGGATGCCAATTCGCCCCCCTACGGCTAGCGAAGACAGTATTTATCGTAGCTTCCGCTACGGTGATTTAGCCGACTTCGTCATGCTGGACACCCGCATAGAAGGGCGTATTAAGCAGTTGGATAACCCTGCTGACCCAGCGCGAACCGACGCCCGCGACTTGCTTGGGCAAACCCAGAAAGAGTGGTTTAAAAACAAGCTCGCTACCGCGCAAAATACCTGGAAAATCGTGGGCCAGCAGGTGATGTTTGCTCAGCTGCAACTGCTGGAAATTCAGCGCTTATTGCCGGGTGTGCCGACCAATGAATTTAGTCCGCTGGTGGCCATAAATATGGATCAGTGGGACGGCTACCCCAGTGAGCGCGAAGAGATACTGGATTTTGTGGAAGAAAATGCCATTAAAAATATGGTGGTATTAACCGGCGATATTCATAGTAGCTGGGCCAATGAACTCTATAAAAGTAGCGCGATATTAACATCAGGGGTATTTGAGGAGCCACTGGGTGTGGAGTTTGTTACTCCCAGCGTAACGTCACCCGGCTTCCCAGACGGCGCAGCAGAATTGGTGTCGGCGGTACTGCCAGTGGTGAATCCCCATATGAAATACACCGACTTGAAAAATCACGGTTTTATTTTAATGGATGTTACTCATCAGCGCGCCCAAGCTGAATTTTACTATGCCGCAAATATCGATGCGGCGGATCAGTCTGGGGTGGAGTCGAGCAAAGTAAAAAGTATGGCGGTTGAACGCGGTAGCAGTCGTTTAAAAGAAGATACGCCGCTGTCTCGGCCCAAGTTCTGA
- a CDS encoding cobalamin-binding protein, whose product MVALKTTVAVILSALFAAGSALADICVQDDSGAEVCLSKPAQRIIALSPGATELIYAAGGGDQVIAAVSYCDYPEAAKALPRVGSYNRFDQEAILAQKPDLLIAWIEGNPAEQLAKLKSLGLTIYYTQLNDFDDVSSSLERLGKLAGSETQAKLAADKFRAGIAELEDRYSQSAPVTVFQQIWSNPLMTVNNEHIISEATRICGGMNVFGNLPNLSARIDNEAVLAADPEAIIAGGMGEENRDWLDEWLRFSGLTAVRRNNLFFIPPSTIQRPTPRLLEGTTLLCQHLETARGRR is encoded by the coding sequence GTGGTAGCGTTGAAAACCACTGTTGCAGTCATTCTCAGCGCGCTATTTGCAGCCGGTTCGGCGTTAGCCGACATCTGCGTGCAAGATGATAGCGGCGCGGAAGTCTGCCTGAGCAAACCCGCACAGCGCATTATTGCTTTATCACCTGGTGCGACTGAGCTGATCTACGCCGCTGGCGGCGGTGATCAAGTCATTGCCGCCGTGAGCTATTGCGACTATCCCGAGGCGGCAAAAGCACTACCTAGGGTTGGTAGCTATAATCGCTTTGACCAAGAAGCGATTCTGGCGCAAAAACCTGATTTACTAATTGCGTGGATTGAAGGTAATCCCGCCGAGCAATTAGCAAAATTAAAGTCACTTGGCCTCACAATCTACTATACCCAGCTCAATGATTTTGACGACGTAAGCTCCAGCCTAGAAAGGCTTGGCAAACTCGCGGGCAGTGAGACACAGGCCAAACTCGCGGCGGATAAATTCCGCGCGGGCATTGCCGAACTAGAAGATCGCTACAGCCAGTCGGCGCCCGTTACGGTGTTCCAGCAAATATGGAGCAACCCTCTAATGACCGTTAATAATGAGCATATTATTAGCGAGGCCACCCGCATTTGCGGCGGCATGAATGTGTTTGGCAACTTGCCTAATCTCAGCGCCCGCATCGACAATGAAGCGGTACTGGCCGCCGACCCCGAGGCCATCATCGCCGGTGGTATGGGCGAAGAAAACCGCGACTGGCTGGACGAGTGGCTGCGCTTTAGCGGCCTTACTGCCGTGCGTCGCAACAACTTATTTTTTATTCCGCCCTCGACTATTCAGCGGCCAACCCCGCGCTTACTGGAAGGCACCACCTTGCTCTGCCAACATTTAGAGACTGCCCGTGGCCGCCGTTAA
- the bluB gene encoding 5,6-dimethylbenzimidazole synthase, producing the protein MNPKANNNAYKQADIDTVYRVIAERRDMRHFCGGEVPHDTLMKLLGAAHLAPSVGLMQPWRFIRIQDPELRNSLYNTVQEERIKTAHALNEREDEFMRLKVEGIKDCAELIVVALMDQREKHIFGRRTLPQMDLASASCAIQNLWLAARAEGLGMGWVSLFDPEQVMQLLNMPSDSLPIAILCLGPVAEFYPRPMLETEQWAKRKDLDELIMQDGWQD; encoded by the coding sequence ATGAATCCAAAGGCCAATAACAACGCCTATAAACAAGCCGACATCGACACGGTGTATCGGGTGATTGCCGAACGCCGCGACATGCGTCATTTTTGCGGCGGCGAAGTGCCCCACGACACCTTAATGAAGTTGCTCGGCGCCGCCCACCTCGCGCCCAGCGTCGGCCTAATGCAGCCCTGGCGCTTTATTCGAATTCAAGATCCCGAGCTGCGTAATTCTCTTTACAACACCGTGCAAGAAGAGCGCATTAAAACCGCCCACGCTTTAAACGAGCGCGAAGACGAATTTATGCGTTTAAAGGTAGAAGGCATTAAAGACTGCGCCGAGCTGATTGTTGTCGCCTTAATGGATCAGCGAGAAAAGCATATCTTTGGTCGTCGCACGCTGCCGCAAATGGATTTGGCCTCGGCGTCCTGCGCTATTCAAAATCTGTGGCTGGCGGCCCGCGCCGAAGGCTTGGGCATGGGCTGGGTGTCGCTGTTTGATCCCGAGCAAGTAATGCAGCTGCTAAATATGCCCAGCGACAGCCTACCCATTGCCATACTCTGCCTTGGCCCTGTAGCAGAATTTTACCCGCGACCGATGCTAGAAACCGAACAGTGGGCCAAGCGCAAGGATCTTGATGAACTGATTATGCAAGACGGCTGGCAAGACTAA
- a CDS encoding histidine phosphatase family protein → MTKVTETHIDLLRHGACQGGEIFRGSTDVALSELGWQQMRDKVASLGDMQWDHIVSSPLQRCLRFAEDLAALRATTMTVQDDLREMHFGDWEGLAHSEARKRFTREWAEFWESPAEASPPNGEAMPDFCRRISTGIDAIVERHQGQSVLLVVHGAVIRVMMCHLLGMPMGAMTRINVPYAGVTRFSVYHQEGKAPWVQLASHF, encoded by the coding sequence ATGACTAAAGTCACAGAAACCCATATCGATTTACTGCGTCACGGCGCTTGCCAAGGCGGTGAAATTTTTCGCGGCAGCACCGATGTGGCACTCAGCGAGTTAGGTTGGCAGCAAATGCGCGATAAAGTTGCTAGCCTAGGCGATATGCAATGGGATCATATTGTGAGTTCGCCTTTACAGCGCTGTTTGCGTTTTGCCGAAGACCTTGCTGCCCTGCGCGCCACGACAATGACAGTGCAGGACGATTTGCGCGAAATGCATTTTGGTGATTGGGAGGGCTTGGCCCACTCAGAGGCGAGAAAACGCTTTACCCGAGAGTGGGCAGAATTTTGGGAGTCGCCCGCGGAGGCAAGCCCACCTAATGGCGAGGCCATGCCAGATTTCTGTCGGCGTATTAGTACCGGCATCGACGCTATTGTTGAGCGTCATCAAGGGCAATCGGTATTGCTGGTGGTGCACGGCGCAGTCATTCGGGTAATGATGTGTCATCTGCTGGGTATGCCCATGGGGGCGATGACGAGAATAAATGTGCCCTATGCGGGTGTGACGCGTTTTAGCGTTTACCATCAAGAAGGCAAGGCGCCATGGGTCCAGCTGGCTAGTCACTTTTAA
- the cobT gene encoding nicotinate-nucleotide--dimethylbenzimidazole phosphoribosyltransferase has protein sequence MSHWYEEAAPEADEEMRAAAIARQNSLTKPRGALGRLEHVAVQMSAIQRTLEPHANKALIAVFAGDHGVTTEDISAYPQTVTSEMVRNFANGGAAISVLAKSMGVDFTVVNVGTVYALEDLPNVQDLRVGAGTQNMCVTEAMSLEQCEEALAVGRDIIDQAGDIDVFIGGEMGIGNSTAAAALAVAHTRLSATAMVGRGTGISDQVLAKKAAVVTRAMSRHLPHMKNGVEVLRRIGGYEINALAGAYIRAAQRGIVVLVDGYICTAAAISAVKINPSIRPWLFFSHCSAEPGHSRLLNKLEAEPLLQLDMRLGEGTGAALALPIMQAACRLQIEMASFEQAGVSRGND, from the coding sequence ATGAGTCATTGGTACGAGGAAGCGGCACCGGAAGCTGACGAAGAAATGCGGGCCGCAGCCATCGCACGGCAAAATAGTTTAACCAAACCCCGTGGTGCGCTTGGTCGTCTCGAACATGTTGCGGTGCAGATGTCGGCTATTCAGCGCACTTTAGAACCTCATGCTAACAAAGCATTAATTGCGGTATTCGCGGGTGATCACGGTGTGACCACTGAAGATATTTCGGCCTACCCGCAAACCGTTACCTCAGAGATGGTGCGCAATTTTGCCAATGGCGGCGCGGCCATTAGCGTCTTGGCTAAGTCTATGGGCGTAGATTTCACCGTGGTCAACGTGGGTACTGTTTACGCGCTCGAAGATCTACCCAATGTGCAGGATTTACGGGTGGGCGCCGGCACCCAAAATATGTGCGTTACCGAAGCCATGTCTTTGGAGCAGTGCGAAGAAGCCTTGGCGGTAGGACGCGACATAATAGATCAGGCTGGCGACATAGATGTGTTTATTGGCGGTGAGATGGGCATTGGCAATAGCACCGCTGCGGCAGCACTGGCAGTAGCGCACACCCGCCTTTCGGCTACCGCGATGGTTGGTCGCGGTACCGGTATTAGCGACCAGGTTTTGGCGAAAAAGGCGGCGGTGGTAACCCGCGCGATGTCTCGGCATCTACCTCATATGAAAAACGGTGTAGAAGTATTGCGTCGTATTGGCGGCTACGAAATTAATGCCTTGGCGGGCGCTTATATTCGCGCTGCTCAGCGTGGTATTGTGGTATTGGTCGATGGTTATATCTGCACGGCGGCGGCAATTTCGGCAGTAAAAATTAATCCCTCAATTCGGCCTTGGTTGTTCTTCTCGCACTGTTCTGCCGAGCCTGGTCACAGCCGTTTATTGAATAAATTGGAAGCCGAGCCACTCCTGCAACTGGATATGCGCTTGGGCGAAGGCACTGGTGCGGCGCTCGCGCTGCCCATTATGCAAGCGGCCTGTCGTTTACAAATTGAAATGGCGAGCTTTGAGCAAGCAGGGGTAAGTCGCGGTAATGACTAA